A section of the Mesorhizobium loti genome encodes:
- a CDS encoding ABC transporter permease: protein MKTLRNLQGPALTLALLCALWLIVIVGLLALRPSVFNLGTVTTILQFSTILALVGLGQALVILAGGAGIDLSVGGAVSLSAIIAMLCVKLGLPPVLLPVVCILAGAVLGALNGWLVNGLALLPFIATLGTFFVYSGAALAVTGGAAQAGVPSWLLVWGRGVVMGIPMPFLTLAIPCFVLAGLVLISTAWGRWIYAMGFNERSAKLVGIPVDRVRFILYCLSGALAGAAGLVSLAWLGSGRPNIGQNLELESLTAAMLGGIVITGGRGGVGGVFAAVLLLVTLKTGLLQLNINTVWQVGIVGALLVFVLLADRLSQRWRS from the coding sequence ATGAAGACGCTCCGCAACCTGCAGGGCCCAGCCCTCACCTTGGCCTTGCTCTGCGCGCTCTGGCTGATCGTGATCGTCGGTCTGCTGGCGCTCAGGCCTTCGGTCTTCAACCTCGGCACGGTCACCACCATTCTTCAGTTCTCGACGATCCTGGCGCTGGTCGGCCTCGGCCAGGCGCTGGTCATCCTGGCCGGTGGCGCCGGCATCGACCTGTCGGTCGGCGGCGCGGTCTCATTGTCCGCCATCATCGCAATGCTTTGCGTCAAGCTTGGCCTGCCACCTGTCCTGCTGCCGGTCGTCTGCATCCTGGCCGGGGCGGTGCTCGGCGCATTGAACGGATGGCTGGTCAACGGGCTCGCCCTGCTTCCCTTCATCGCGACGCTCGGCACATTCTTCGTCTATTCAGGCGCGGCACTGGCCGTCACCGGCGGTGCCGCCCAGGCCGGCGTGCCGTCATGGCTGCTTGTCTGGGGGCGTGGCGTCGTGATGGGCATTCCCATGCCCTTCCTCACACTTGCCATCCCATGCTTCGTCCTGGCTGGCCTGGTGCTGATCTCGACTGCCTGGGGGCGCTGGATCTACGCCATGGGCTTCAATGAACGCTCGGCCAAGCTGGTCGGCATCCCGGTCGATCGCGTGCGCTTCATTCTCTATTGCCTGAGCGGAGCGCTCGCCGGTGCCGCCGGTCTGGTTTCGCTCGCCTGGCTCGGCAGCGGCAGGCCCAATATCGGCCAGAACCTCGAACTGGAATCTCTGACCGCCGCCATGTTGGGGGGCATCGTCATCACCGGCGGGCGCGGTGGCGTCGGCGGCGTTTTCGCGGCCGTCCTGCTGCTGGTCACGCTGAAGACCGGTCTTCTGCAATTGAACATCAACACGGTTTGGCAGGTGGGGATTGTCGGCGCCCTTCTGGTTTTCGTCCTTCTCGCCGACCGACTTTCCCAACGTTGGAGATCATGA
- a CDS encoding ABC transporter permease, whose product MSAVRQSANGVFSMNGREWSLLVACLLAILIFSVASPHYATPGNAATVLRNSVELLLIGLGMTLLLAMGGIDVSIGIVMGLAAIAIGRVLGADGSPLLAIIAGPLVGALLGGVTAIVVVLGRVPAIVGTLGLLGVYRTAVFVLLGGQWLSGLPSSLTNILATTVLGVPVPALVIAIAYLIVWLALRRTPYGLHLLAIGNSEEKARLSGIPVIKTRFMTFLISGLLTGIAATFYVATYRNVEMTVGSTLALDAIAAVILGGTSILGGKCSLIGTVLGVLLLRILQNGLLLVGVPSLWQPVVTGVLIIGVLGFEAVSNRLPLGLIQRARA is encoded by the coding sequence ATGAGCGCGGTGCGACAGTCTGCAAACGGTGTCTTCTCCATGAACGGACGAGAGTGGTCTCTGCTTGTCGCCTGTTTGCTGGCGATCCTCATCTTTTCCGTCGCATCGCCTCACTATGCCACCCCTGGCAATGCGGCGACGGTACTGCGCAACAGCGTCGAACTGCTGCTGATCGGCCTCGGCATGACCTTGCTGCTGGCAATGGGCGGCATCGATGTGTCGATCGGCATCGTCATGGGGCTGGCGGCCATTGCCATCGGTCGCGTGCTCGGTGCCGATGGCAGCCCGCTGCTGGCGATCATTGCCGGTCCGCTGGTCGGGGCGTTGCTTGGAGGCGTGACGGCAATTGTCGTCGTCCTCGGCCGCGTGCCCGCCATCGTCGGCACGCTTGGCCTGCTCGGCGTCTACCGCACCGCCGTCTTCGTCCTGCTCGGCGGACAATGGCTTTCCGGCCTGCCCTCGAGCCTCACCAACATCCTTGCGACAACCGTACTCGGCGTCCCTGTTCCCGCCCTGGTGATCGCCATTGCCTATCTCATCGTCTGGCTGGCGTTGCGGCGGACGCCCTACGGGCTGCATCTGCTGGCGATCGGCAATTCGGAGGAAAAGGCGCGGCTGTCGGGCATACCGGTAATCAAGACCCGCTTCATGACCTTCCTCATCAGCGGCCTTCTGACCGGCATTGCCGCCACCTTTTATGTCGCCACCTACCGCAATGTGGAAATGACGGTCGGCAGCACGCTGGCGCTCGATGCCATTGCCGCGGTCATTCTCGGCGGGACGAGCATATTGGGCGGCAAATGCAGCCTGATCGGCACCGTGCTCGGCGTGCTGCTTTTGAGAATCCTCCAGAACGGGCTGCTGCTGGTCGGCGTCCCCTCGCTCTGGCAGCCCGTCGTCACCGGCGTTCTCATCATCGGCGTGCTCGGCTTCGAGGCCGTCTCCAACCGGTTGCCGCTTGGCCTGATACAGCGGGCCCGCGCATGA
- a CDS encoding autoinducer 2 ABC transporter substrate-binding protein translates to MISQLKKVLAASALSLVVATAGHAADKHKVAFVPQLIGIPYFNAMEAGGNRAAKDLGVDFIYSGPVDTNPVDQLQIVQNLIDQGVEAVSVSVLDASSIAPVVESAKAKGIKLFTSDSDAPDSGRAVYVAQATDEGLGTTIIDELVKRVGEDATIGIVSGEATASNLNAWIGFMQKQATAKYPKLKLLAPQFAGGTAERAAQISGDLMAANPDIKAIIAVASSTCPGVAQAIETAGKIGSVIGAGYCSPNTARSYLKSGAFGFTVLWDPEQLGYLTVWAGKQLIDGKAFEAENKIVGLEKPATYDSAKGILLLGPPAVFTKDNVDKFNF, encoded by the coding sequence ATGATTTCACAACTCAAGAAAGTGCTCGCCGCCTCCGCATTGTCACTCGTCGTTGCCACCGCAGGGCATGCCGCGGACAAGCACAAGGTTGCCTTTGTGCCGCAACTGATCGGCATCCCCTATTTCAACGCCATGGAAGCCGGCGGCAATCGCGCCGCCAAGGATCTCGGCGTCGACTTCATCTATTCCGGCCCGGTCGACACCAATCCGGTCGACCAGTTGCAGATCGTCCAGAACCTGATCGACCAGGGCGTCGAGGCGGTCTCGGTCAGCGTGCTTGATGCCTCCAGCATCGCCCCGGTGGTCGAGAGCGCCAAGGCCAAGGGCATCAAACTGTTCACCAGCGACAGCGATGCGCCCGACAGCGGCCGCGCGGTCTATGTGGCCCAGGCAACCGACGAGGGCCTTGGCACGACGATCATCGACGAGCTCGTCAAGCGCGTCGGCGAGGACGCAACGATCGGCATCGTCTCCGGCGAGGCGACGGCGTCAAACCTCAACGCCTGGATCGGCTTCATGCAGAAGCAAGCCACGGCCAAATATCCGAAGCTGAAGCTGCTCGCCCCGCAATTCGCCGGCGGCACCGCGGAGCGCGCCGCGCAGATCTCTGGCGATCTCATGGCCGCCAACCCCGACATCAAGGCCATCATCGCCGTCGCATCCTCGACCTGCCCGGGCGTCGCCCAGGCAATCGAGACCGCCGGCAAGATCGGCTCGGTCATCGGCGCCGGCTATTGCAGCCCGAACACGGCGCGCTCCTACCTGAAGAGCGGCGCCTTCGGCTTCACCGTTCTGTGGGATCCCGAGCAGCTCGGCTATCTCACGGTGTGGGCCGGCAAACAGCTGATCGACGGCAAGGCCTTCGAGGCGGAGAACAAGATCGTCGGCCTGGAAAAGCCCGCTACCTATGACTCCGCCAAGGGCATCCTGCTGCTCGGGCCGCCGGCTGTCTTCACCAAGGACAATGTCGACAAGTTCAACTTCTGA
- a CDS encoding ATP-binding cassette domain-containing protein encodes MTAPFLVARNIAKRFGALTALANVDLEIHSGEVLALLGDNGAGKSTFIKILAGAHAPSDGELVIEGKPVAFSSPKDAASSGIATIFQELALSENLSIAENVFLGRELKRSIFGVPFLKRQEMRQRVDGLLKELDAHISDPEAPVGSLSGGQRQAVAICRALNLNAKLVIMDEPTAALAVAETRKVLALTRRLAVRGCAVVLISHNISEVFEVADRIVVFRRGRKVAERLATETNHEEVVSLITGAHPDVRALEKTN; translated from the coding sequence ATGACTGCACCGTTTCTTGTGGCCAGAAACATCGCCAAGCGCTTCGGCGCGCTGACCGCGCTGGCGAATGTCGACCTGGAAATCCATTCCGGCGAGGTGCTGGCGCTGCTCGGCGACAATGGCGCGGGCAAATCGACCTTCATCAAGATCCTGGCAGGCGCTCATGCGCCGAGCGACGGCGAACTCGTCATCGAAGGCAAACCAGTCGCCTTTTCCTCTCCCAAGGATGCGGCGTCCTCGGGGATCGCGACGATCTTCCAGGAATTGGCGCTTTCCGAGAACCTTTCGATCGCGGAGAACGTGTTTCTCGGCCGGGAATTGAAACGCTCCATTTTTGGTGTCCCGTTCCTGAAGCGCCAGGAAATGCGCCAGCGCGTCGACGGCCTGCTGAAAGAACTCGATGCCCATATCTCCGACCCGGAAGCGCCTGTCGGCAGCCTGTCGGGCGGTCAGCGCCAGGCGGTCGCCATTTGCCGGGCGCTCAATCTGAATGCCAAGCTGGTCATCATGGACGAGCCGACGGCGGCCCTTGCCGTCGCCGAGACCCGCAAGGTGCTGGCGCTGACACGGCGGCTCGCCGTGCGCGGCTGCGCCGTCGTCCTCATCAGCCACAACATTTCCGAAGTCTTCGAGGTTGCCGACCGCATCGTCGTGTTCCGGCGCGGCCGCAAGGTGGCCGAACGGCTGGCCACCGAGACCAATCACGAGGAAGTCGTTTCGCTCATAACAGGCGCTCATCCCGACGTGCGGGCGCTCGAAAAAACAAACTGA
- a CDS encoding glutamine amidotransferase, translating to MARAKVLLVGESWMSSATHYKGFDQFGSVTFHLGATPLVAALKDSEFDLDYMPAHEAVEKLPFTMEGLSQYRAIILSDIGANSLLLHPDVWLHGKTVPNRLKLLRDWTLAGGGLIMIGGYFSFQGIDGKARWHRTAVEDALPVTCLPNDDRLEIPEGFRPEITGPRDHPLFAGIDGEWPMLLGANEVVARERDDVEVLARLPQDQGGHPLLVTGRHGEGRTLVWTSDIGPHWLPNSFVEWPGYARLWTNVLRWVSKTI from the coding sequence ATGGCGAGAGCAAAAGTCCTTCTGGTCGGCGAGAGCTGGATGAGTTCGGCAACCCACTACAAGGGTTTCGATCAGTTCGGCAGCGTCACCTTTCATCTGGGCGCAACACCGCTCGTTGCCGCCCTGAAGGACAGCGAGTTCGATCTCGACTATATGCCGGCCCATGAGGCCGTCGAAAAGCTGCCCTTCACCATGGAAGGCCTGTCGCAATACAGGGCGATCATCCTGTCCGACATCGGTGCGAACTCGCTGCTACTCCATCCCGATGTCTGGCTGCACGGCAAGACGGTCCCCAACCGGCTCAAGCTTCTGCGCGACTGGACGCTGGCCGGCGGCGGCCTGATCATGATCGGCGGCTATTTCTCCTTCCAGGGCATCGACGGCAAGGCGCGCTGGCATCGCACGGCTGTCGAGGATGCGCTGCCGGTGACTTGTCTTCCCAATGACGACCGGTTGGAAATCCCAGAGGGCTTTCGGCCCGAGATCACCGGCCCCAGGGATCATCCGCTCTTTGCCGGCATCGACGGCGAGTGGCCCATGCTTCTCGGCGCCAACGAGGTCGTTGCCCGCGAGCGGGACGATGTCGAAGTCCTGGCGCGGCTGCCGCAAGACCAGGGCGGCCACCCGCTGCTGGTCACCGGGCGCCATGGCGAAGGCCGCACCTTGGTCTGGACATCGGACATCGGCCCGCACTGGTTGCCCAACAGCTTTGTCGAGTGGCCCGGCTATGCGCGCCTTTGGACCAATGTGCTGCGCTGGGTGAGCAAGACCATCTAG
- a CDS encoding carbohydrate kinase family protein, producing MQRKRPTIADVARTAGVSIGTVSNFINGTAGLREDTRDRIEKAVAALMYRPSSFARSLPGRALRRPKNLDHLPRLLVAGRVSVDFLCRVDVLPHRDDRITASHIEKALGGPAANLAVAAAGVGAPYALDVELATAVGRDAESDWALGELSKLGVHALPIRSTPNNRLSQAIVIIERNGSRTIISEPFELGEVDLTANLDIQSEQRPACLHIEGFHYETMTASITRFHQAGWKVSLHSAGLPKSARTPETFAQMVRQIDLTFINDVMMREIFGFRTGMASMIEEVRLRLSRIKPRGTVVLTLGEFGAVVFPAGGGPQIEVPALPVNRVDATGAGDSFAGIFLSLWLHGASLDAAARYAAIGASLTTTVEGAQGYIADFATLKATALAGDTVMAS from the coding sequence TTGCAACGCAAGCGCCCTACCATAGCGGATGTCGCACGGACCGCCGGTGTCTCCATCGGCACGGTCTCGAACTTCATCAATGGCACTGCCGGCCTCAGGGAAGACACGCGCGACCGCATCGAGAAGGCGGTCGCCGCACTGATGTACCGGCCGAGTTCCTTCGCGCGTTCCCTGCCCGGCCGCGCACTGCGCAGGCCAAAAAACCTCGATCACCTGCCGAGACTTCTGGTCGCCGGACGCGTCAGCGTCGACTTCCTGTGCCGCGTCGACGTGCTGCCGCATAGAGACGACCGGATCACTGCCAGCCATATCGAAAAGGCGCTGGGTGGCCCGGCCGCCAATCTCGCGGTTGCCGCGGCCGGCGTCGGGGCGCCCTACGCTCTTGACGTGGAGTTGGCGACGGCGGTCGGCAGGGATGCGGAAAGCGACTGGGCGCTGGGCGAACTTTCCAAGCTGGGCGTCCACGCCCTCCCCATCCGCAGCACGCCCAACAACCGGCTTTCGCAGGCGATCGTCATCATCGAGCGCAACGGCAGCCGCACCATCATCAGCGAACCGTTCGAACTGGGTGAGGTCGACCTGACCGCCAATCTGGACATCCAGTCCGAGCAGCGCCCGGCCTGCCTGCATATCGAAGGCTTTCACTATGAGACGATGACCGCCTCCATCACGCGCTTTCATCAGGCCGGCTGGAAGGTCAGCCTGCATTCGGCCGGCTTGCCCAAAAGTGCGCGCACGCCCGAAACCTTCGCGCAGATGGTCAGGCAGATCGATCTGACCTTCATCAACGACGTGATGATGCGCGAGATTTTCGGCTTTCGCACCGGAATGGCAAGCATGATCGAAGAGGTGCGGCTGAGGCTGTCACGCATCAAGCCGCGTGGAACCGTCGTGCTCACCCTTGGCGAGTTTGGCGCGGTCGTGTTCCCGGCTGGCGGCGGCCCACAGATCGAGGTGCCGGCACTTCCGGTCAACCGCGTCGATGCCACCGGCGCCGGCGACAGCTTCGCCGGCATCTTCCTGAGCCTGTGGCTGCATGGCGCGTCGCTGGACGCCGCCGCCCGCTATGCAGCGATCGGCGCGAGCCTGACGACCACGGTCGAAGGCGCGCAGGGCTACATCGCCGATTTCGCGACCCTGAAGGCCACCGCCTTGGCGGGCGACACTGTTATGGCAAGTTAA
- a CDS encoding helix-turn-helix transcriptional regulator, which produces MTNSKFLTPDEVAERYRGGISVGTLRNWRAMRVGPSFVKIGKAVLYPVEELDAWDEKNRVHCRASHRFNDQSGDRAG; this is translated from the coding sequence ATGACAAACAGCAAATTTCTAACGCCAGACGAAGTCGCTGAGCGCTACCGTGGAGGTATTTCGGTTGGCACGCTTAGGAACTGGCGTGCGATGCGGGTCGGCCCCTCGTTTGTGAAAATCGGCAAGGCAGTTCTGTATCCTGTGGAAGAACTTGATGCGTGGGATGAAAAGAATAGAGTGCACTGCCGTGCATCACACCGATTCAACGATCAGTCAGGTGACCGAGCGGGATGA
- a CDS encoding PD40 domain-containing protein produces MLTRLDVPGRSSVAAGEADSLRAARIPHWICAFARKLMLLTSTLACGSAAVAMPNVSPPQAEIFMPGIISGGANDGAPTFSPDGSTLYFERTNGRWAAILVARKKGSGWGRPKLAEFSGHFSDQQPAFSPDGKYLIFVSTRPRESECVGCPKDVSHLYRVDRTPTGWTAPHELPPEVNFRDRIFKPSVAANGDLYFMADIGASGTKWRLFRSRRGGAGYAAAEALEFSGENDGDVDPYIARDQSFVIFSSNHRGDRPDGHEHLYIVRRQSDGWSAAEQLHYEGEGPWDDGEASVSPDGQWLYFTSARTVAGRKERGRAAALRDLSAIERWDNSNNNVWRVSISAARSQRTIQDN; encoded by the coding sequence TTGCTGACGAGACTTGATGTGCCTGGCCGTTCCAGTGTTGCCGCCGGCGAAGCCGACTCCCTGAGGGCGGCGCGGATACCGCACTGGATATGCGCCTTCGCTCGCAAGCTTATGCTTCTCACGTCGACACTCGCCTGCGGATCTGCAGCGGTCGCCATGCCGAACGTCTCGCCGCCCCAAGCGGAAATCTTTATGCCCGGTATCATTTCGGGAGGCGCGAACGACGGAGCACCTACCTTCTCGCCTGATGGCAGCACTCTCTACTTTGAGCGGACCAACGGTCGCTGGGCAGCTATTCTAGTCGCAAGGAAGAAAGGCTCAGGATGGGGCAGGCCGAAGTTGGCCGAGTTTTCCGGCCATTTTTCAGATCAGCAGCCTGCTTTCTCCCCTGACGGCAAGTATCTCATATTTGTTTCGACCCGCCCGCGTGAGAGCGAGTGTGTCGGTTGCCCGAAAGACGTAAGTCACCTGTACCGGGTCGATCGGACGCCCACAGGTTGGACCGCGCCGCACGAACTTCCTCCGGAGGTTAATTTCAGGGATCGCATCTTCAAACCAAGCGTGGCTGCGAACGGCGATCTCTATTTCATGGCCGATATCGGTGCATCCGGAACGAAATGGAGATTGTTTCGATCGCGACGTGGTGGGGCGGGATATGCGGCCGCAGAGGCGCTTGAGTTTAGCGGGGAGAACGACGGCGATGTCGATCCCTACATCGCCCGCGACCAGTCCTTCGTGATTTTCAGTAGCAATCATCGGGGCGATCGGCCCGACGGACACGAGCATCTTTACATCGTTCGCCGCCAAAGCGACGGCTGGTCGGCAGCTGAGCAACTACACTACGAAGGCGAGGGCCCTTGGGACGATGGAGAGGCTTCCGTGAGCCCAGACGGGCAATGGCTTTATTTCACGAGCGCAAGGACCGTGGCCGGCCGGAAGGAGCGCGGCAGGGCTGCCGCTCTGCGGGACCTCTCTGCGATAGAGCGGTGGGACAACAGCAACAACAATGTTTGGCGCGTGTCGATATCAGCAGCGCGATCTCAACGAACGATTCAAGATAATTGA
- a CDS encoding LysR family transcriptional regulator: MNARSPSKHVRQAARAPLGRDREPQSNRGSGRCREGRGTPANIRKTAPVLRRMDFRQPAIDLVLDLRYLRCALSAAEQGSIRRAAQTLDLSQSTVTRRIQLLERRLGFQLFDRDRRGVKPTVAGAGFLKDAIAGAVRLDRAVRLAAAAHRGEQGDLRVGILMSSISDPLHRAFRSFRDQHSSVRILLKEAASIELLHALSMGELDVAFLTGNVNLKGYNEKLLWNETVFVALSTSHKLAAKADVSWSELKEETFLLTRAGLQLEDYLTKKLGRHGGQLRADVHDVSRTSLFDLIAMGYGITLVTGPCAPADLSGTVFRPLAGENKVMPTRAVWMQAHPAARRLVDLTEIIARDVRRRQNGSYLREQHSRPPDLQRRPSDEYYSDVPQVGVESVVWPAVEANSGGTTPPMNNVS; this comes from the coding sequence ATGAATGCCCGGTCGCCGTCAAAGCACGTGCGGCAAGCCGCTCGAGCGCCGCTCGGCCGCGACCGAGAGCCCCAGTCCAATCGCGGTTCAGGCAGATGCCGTGAAGGTCGCGGAACTCCCGCTAATATTAGGAAGACAGCACCAGTCTTGAGAAGGATGGATTTTCGACAGCCCGCGATCGACCTCGTGCTTGACCTGAGATATCTCCGCTGCGCTCTGTCGGCGGCGGAACAAGGTAGCATTCGTCGCGCCGCTCAAACGCTCGATCTGTCGCAATCCACGGTAACGCGACGCATCCAATTGCTTGAGCGGAGGCTGGGATTTCAACTTTTCGACCGCGATCGACGCGGAGTTAAACCAACCGTCGCCGGCGCCGGTTTCCTGAAGGACGCGATCGCCGGTGCCGTGCGGCTCGATAGAGCTGTCCGCCTCGCAGCTGCCGCGCACCGCGGCGAGCAAGGAGATCTTCGAGTTGGCATTTTGATGTCGTCGATAAGCGATCCCCTCCATCGCGCTTTCAGGAGCTTTAGAGACCAGCATTCGTCTGTGCGTATCCTTCTCAAAGAGGCAGCTTCAATCGAGCTTCTTCACGCTCTCTCGATGGGCGAGCTCGACGTTGCCTTCCTCACCGGAAACGTCAACCTAAAGGGCTATAACGAGAAGCTCTTGTGGAATGAGACAGTTTTCGTCGCGCTGTCCACCAGCCATAAGCTGGCTGCCAAAGCCGACGTCTCGTGGAGCGAACTCAAGGAGGAAACGTTCTTGCTCACTCGAGCAGGCCTGCAGCTTGAAGACTATTTAACAAAAAAGCTCGGGCGGCACGGCGGTCAACTAAGAGCTGACGTCCACGACGTCTCTCGCACGAGCTTGTTTGATCTTATAGCGATGGGTTACGGGATAACTCTCGTCACAGGCCCCTGCGCTCCAGCCGATCTCTCGGGCACTGTTTTCCGGCCTCTGGCTGGAGAGAACAAGGTCATGCCAACTCGCGCGGTGTGGATGCAGGCCCATCCGGCAGCTAGACGGTTGGTCGACCTCACAGAGATCATCGCCAGAGATGTACGACGTAGGCAAAACGGTTCATACCTGAGAGAGCAGCATTCTCGGCCGCCTGATCTCCAGCGCCGCCCCTCGGATGAATACTACTCAGACGTACCGCAAGTTGGCGTTGAGAGCGTTGTCTGGCCGGCTGTTGAAGCAAATAGCGGCGGAACGACCCCGCCTATGAATAATGTTTCATGA
- a CDS encoding ester cyclase, which produces MSADSEDTSENKQVVRKLYDCIQRNDAAGFAQIVAESHTDHSNGRNGPAGFAAAAENIHRAYSDFHIELRTLVASDDLVVAQWHETGVHTGQFFNLKPTNKPFESTGLNMYRVSGGKILDSWISVDPRTIRAQQAAQAALENG; this is translated from the coding sequence ATGAGTGCGGACAGTGAAGATACCTCCGAGAACAAGCAGGTCGTTCGCAAATTGTACGACTGCATTCAACGGAACGATGCGGCCGGCTTCGCTCAAATAGTGGCAGAGTCGCACACGGATCATTCGAACGGCCGCAACGGCCCCGCGGGCTTCGCGGCAGCCGCGGAGAATATCCATAGAGCCTATTCAGATTTTCATATCGAATTGCGTACGCTCGTCGCCAGCGACGATCTGGTTGTAGCCCAGTGGCACGAGACGGGCGTACATACGGGTCAGTTCTTCAACCTGAAGCCCACAAACAAGCCCTTTGAGTCGACGGGCCTCAATATGTATCGCGTATCGGGCGGGAAAATCCTCGATTCCTGGATCTCAGTTGACCCGCGCACCATCCGAGCACAGCAAGCGGCGCAAGCCGCCCTGGAGAATGGCTAA
- a CDS encoding TetR/AcrR family transcriptional regulator codes for MSKEKSRSYRSPSRAMQAADTQARILASAERLFRERGFDRTTIEAIATDAGVAAPTIYAGFKSKRGIFLALLDRARFGQSYQGLISEAKSVADPRKRLDVSARIARQIYEAEANLLDLVRGAAAVSPELAALVGDHEARRRDTQLPLVRELQTQGSLRRDLDVDRAADIMWTLTSREVFRLLVRERHWQPAAYEAWLAAALRSELCGQ; via the coding sequence ATGTCAAAGGAAAAATCCCGGTCTTATCGCTCTCCGTCTCGTGCAATGCAGGCCGCGGATACCCAGGCGCGGATCCTTGCTTCTGCGGAACGGCTCTTCCGAGAGAGGGGATTTGATCGCACCACAATCGAGGCAATTGCGACAGATGCCGGGGTCGCCGCCCCGACGATCTACGCCGGCTTCAAATCGAAGCGTGGCATCTTCCTAGCTCTCCTCGACAGAGCGCGCTTTGGCCAATCCTATCAGGGACTTATTTCCGAGGCTAAGAGCGTCGCGGACCCACGAAAACGGCTCGACGTATCGGCCCGGATCGCCCGGCAAATATACGAAGCCGAAGCCAATCTTTTGGACCTCGTCCGTGGCGCGGCGGCGGTTTCACCAGAACTCGCCGCGTTGGTGGGGGATCACGAAGCGCGCAGGCGCGACACGCAACTCCCGCTAGTGCGTGAACTGCAGACTCAGGGATCTTTGCGTCGCGATTTGGACGTCGATCGCGCAGCCGATATCATGTGGACACTGACGAGTCGGGAAGTCTTCAGACTTTTGGTGCGTGAGCGCCACTGGCAGCCCGCCGCTTACGAGGCCTGGCTGGCAGCTGCCCTGCGAAGCGAACTCTGCGGCCAATAA
- a CDS encoding endonuclease/exonuclease/phosphatase family protein translates to MLTFNVWNNQGDARRTEMINREIIRLQPDLISLQEVIRTHEDNQLGRLLAGLDFSVTHQTDLQRYTPPFLEKYGGAAIASRWPHKCLEVIDGRTSGVNDVPWATLAASVAIPDLGDLLFIGTTSAWRLNAEIARERQALGVTDLDARHRTTLPSVIAGDFNSSPDAASIRYLTGLQSLEGRSAHYHDAWATAGEGEGLTWTTLNPNAADVIEQIVGQLRHGRRIDYIFLGGWDAHPRAKAKVVDIKLAFDKPIDGLWLSDHFGVLADIEISAA, encoded by the coding sequence GTGTTGACCTTCAATGTCTGGAACAATCAAGGGGACGCACGTCGAACCGAAATGATCAATCGCGAGATCATTCGATTGCAGCCAGACCTTATTTCATTGCAGGAAGTGATCCGCACCCACGAAGACAATCAGCTTGGCAGGCTTTTAGCGGGGCTAGATTTTTCGGTCACGCACCAGACAGACTTGCAGCGGTACACGCCTCCCTTCCTGGAAAAATATGGTGGCGCGGCAATAGCAAGCCGGTGGCCTCACAAATGTCTCGAAGTAATCGATGGACGAACTTCAGGCGTTAACGATGTGCCCTGGGCGACTCTAGCCGCATCCGTGGCGATCCCAGATCTTGGAGATCTTCTGTTCATCGGAACGACCTCCGCTTGGCGCCTGAATGCTGAGATTGCCCGCGAGCGGCAAGCGCTGGGCGTTACGGACCTCGACGCCCGCCATCGAACGACACTGCCGAGCGTCATCGCTGGCGATTTCAATTCTTCGCCGGATGCGGCGAGCATTCGGTATCTAACCGGTCTCCAGTCGCTGGAAGGCAGGAGCGCGCACTATCACGACGCCTGGGCGACCGCTGGCGAGGGGGAAGGTCTGACTTGGACCACCCTAAATCCAAATGCTGCTGACGTTATCGAGCAAATTGTCGGACAACTTCGGCATGGCCGGCGGATCGACTACATTTTTCTCGGCGGCTGGGACGCTCATCCACGAGCAAAGGCAAAGGTAGTCGATATCAAACTCGCGTTCGACAAGCCAATCGACGGTCTCTGGCTAAGCGATCACTTCGGCGTGCTCGCAGATATCGAAATCTCCGCCGCTTAG